CCAAGTTAGCCGCGCCGCCTTTGTCGCCGATGGGTTTCACTTCCAATACTTTGCACTCAAAAGCGGCTGGCGCCTCGGCTACGCGGGGAGGGGCAATCAAGGTAGAAGCCACTGGCGTTAGACCAGACTTCGTGAATTCATTGACGCCTCTGTCATACTCCGTAGAGGCCAAAGACATTTGCTCCACAATAGCGTAGTTGCAGATGTTGATGACCACTTCGCCCGTTTCCAGCACATTGTCCAGCGTGTGTTTGCCAGAGTTGTCGCGCACCCGGCGGGCAGGGGAGAAGATGAGCACCGGCGGATTTGACCCGAAGCAGTTGAAGAAGCTGAAAGGGCTCAGGTTCACATTTCCTTCTTTGTCTACGGTGCTGGCAAAAGCAATGGGCCGGGGCGCAATGGCGCCCAACATCAAAGCATGAAACTCACCAGTTGAAATCTCTTTCGGGTCAAAAACTTTCACTTTTTTTAATTTGAAGATGTGGAGATTTGAAGATTTGAAAATGTGGAGAAGAAGAAATCACGTTAAAATGATTTCTAGGTCGATTGTGCCATGGTTAGGTTAAACCATTTCCAAATCTGCACATCTTCACATTTTCAAATCATCTAAATAGCGGGTAAAATCTGGGCTTTCACTTCCCCGAAACCCACGCGCACGCCATTTCTTTCGGCGTAGCCCCGCATAGTGATGGTGTCGCCGTCGTGGATGAATTTACGCTCAGAACCGTCTGGTAAGGTTAACGGCTTGGTGCCACGCCAGGTCAGTTCCAGCATAGAGCCATATGAATCTGGGGTAGGGCCAGAGATGGTGCCCGAGGCATACATATCACCCACTTCTAGGTTACAGCCATTAATAGTATGGTGCGCCAACTGCTGGTTCATGTTCCAATACATGTATTGGTAGTTAGAACGGCAAATCACCGCTTCTTGACTCATGTTGGGTGCCTGCAAGGTTACTTCCAGGTTAATATCTAGGTTCTTCTCTCCGCTGTATTCCAAATAAGGCAACACGGCAGGGTCTTGAACTGGTCCCGGTACTCTAAACGGCTCCAATGCGTCTAGGGTCACTACCCACGGCGAAATAGATGACGCGAAGTTCTTAGCCAAGAACGGTCCCAACGGCACATATTCCCAGCTTTGAATGTCTCTGGCAGACCAGTCATTGAATAGCACCATGCCAAAGATATGCTCTTCAGCCTCTAGGGTGGTGATGGTAGTTCCCAACTCCGTGGATTTGCCAGTGATGAAGGCTACCTCCAACTCAAAGTCCAACTGTTTGGTAGGCCCGAAGATGGGAGAATCAACATCAACAGGTTTGGTCTGTCCTTTAGGTCGGCGCACCGGTACGCCAGATGGTATGATGGACGAAGCGCGTCCATGATAACCCACCGGTAAGTGCTTCCAGTTGGGTAATAAGGCATTGGCTGGGTCCCGGAACATGGTGCCCACGTTGGTGGCGTGCTCCATGCTGGAATAAAAATCGGTATAGTTAGGTACTCGTACTGGCATCAGCATCTGGGAATCCTTCTGCTTCACCAGGCACTCGGCCATCAATTCGCGGTTGTCTCTAATCTCTGGATTGTCATTGCGCAGGAGTTCAGAAATGCGGTCCCGCACCTGGCGCCAGATAGGACGGCCCAAGGCAATGAAATCATTGAGGTAAAGTCTATGAAAAACGGTAGGATCTTCCACGTCCAGCATGTCAAACAGGCCGTGCTGGGTAAGCACGTACACGTCTAGGACATAATCGCCAATGGCCACGCCTACGCGCGGGTCACGGTCCTGGGCCTGGAAAATGCCGAAGGGAAGATTCTGTATCTGAAAGTCACTCTCTGGCGCAATCTGAATCCAGGAATGAAGGGATGGGTCGTTGGCTCTAATCATAAAAACATGACATAGGTTGGTAAACAAAGATAGCGACCTTCCCGACAATTCTGAAGTTTAATCAGAAGCAGTAGGAGTTTTCCGGCGGCCAGCCGTTTTTAGCCTGTTTTCCAGAAAAGAGCCTAAAAACAGAAAGCCCGCGGGGTATTGAGAACATAAGAATCCTCAAAACCCCGCGGGCGTATTTCTAATCTTTAAATCTAAAGCATTCTTACACGAAAGACTCAGAGATAGGCGTCAGGTTGACGGCCACTACTCCTTTAATCTCTGGGACGGCTTTCATGATGGCTTGCTCTACACCGCCTTTAAAAGTCATGGCAGACATTGGGCAAGAACCGCAGGCACCCACCAACTCAATCTGCACTATTTTTTCTTCTGATATCTCCAGCACCTTTACATCACCTCCGTCTGTTTTCAAGTACGGACGAATGGTGTCTAAGGCCTGCTCTACCTGAAGAAGCAATATTTCATTCAATGCGCTGTCTACCATATGCTTACGCTTTAATTTCTACTACCTGAGTTCTGGCCATGCTGGCGTTCCTAACAGACACCTGGCGGGCCACTTCTTCGGCTACCTGCTTGAATACCGCGGTAGCCGGTGAGCCTTCTTCCAGAATCTGCGGGGTGCCCGCGTCACCGTTCTCTCTAATGCTTTGTACCAACGGAATCTCGCCAATAAATGGAACCCCGTAGCGCTCTGCCAAATCACGTCCTCCGCCTTGCCCGAAGATATAGTATCTGTTATCAGGCAGTTCGGCTGGGGTGAAGTAGGCCATGTTTTCTACCAATCCCAAGACCGGCACGTTGATTTGCGGTTGTCTGAACATCTGCAAACCTTTCACGGCATCGGCTATGGCTACTTTCTGCGGAGTGGTCACTATGATGGCGCCCGTTACCGGTACTGTCTGTACCAACGTCAGGTGAATGTCACTGGTTCCCGGCGGAAGGTCAATGAGTAAATAATCCAAATCGCCCCATTCTACCTCGGTGATAAACTGCTTCAAAGCAGAACTGGCCATAGGACCGCGCCAAACCACCGCGTGTTCTGCCGGCGTCAGGAACCCGATGGAGATAAGCTTGATACCAAATTTCTCAATCGGCTGAATGAGGTTCTGACCTTCGGGTGTGCGGTACACCACAGGACGAGCATCTTCTACGCCAAACATAGTCGGCACAGATGGACCCGAGATATCAGCGTCTACCAAACCTACCTTCGCACCAGACTGAGCCAAGGCCACGGCCAGGTTAGCGGTTACGGTAGACTTGCCCACGCCTCCTTTGCCAGAAGCCACAGCAATAATATTCTTCACACCTTTCAATACCGTGGTATCTACGCGGGCAGTGGTCACGCGGGAGGTCATGTTCACGGTCACCTCGGCGGCAGGGTCCACCATGGTGGTGATGGCCCTGATGCAGGCGCTCCGGATGAGGTCTTTGAGGGGACAGGCCGGCGTGGTGAGAATCACGGTGAAACTCACCTTAAGGCCGTCTATTGCTACATCCTCAATCATGTTCAAAGTCACCAAGTCTTTTCCAAGATCTGGCTCCTCTACATAACTAAGGGCTTTTAATACGTCTTCTTTGGTAATGGCCATAGGAATATAGGCGCTAAATTTCGCTCCTGCAAAGATACACACTATCTCTCTAACAAGCTAAAAGGCAAGAAGTAGTTGTAGTAGCGCGCAGGATACTCTATTTCCCGCAATGATTCGTTTTTGGCCTGTTTTTCAGAAAAAAAGCCAAAAACGGATTAATCAACGAT
The nucleotide sequence above comes from Nibribacter ruber. Encoded proteins:
- a CDS encoding flavin reductase family protein, with the translated sequence MKVFDPKEISTGEFHALMLGAIAPRPIAFASTVDKEGNVNLSPFSFFNCFGSNPPVLIFSPARRVRDNSGKHTLDNVLETGEVVINICNYAIVEQMSLASTEYDRGVNEFTKSGLTPVASTLIAPPRVAEAPAAFECKVLEVKPIGDKGGAANLVICEAVLLHVNENILGPDGKKIDPFKLDAVARLGGDWYLRANGDCLFELPKPLQSKGMGIDQLPAHIRTSKVLTGNNLARLGNTEAMPTPEELRAYEHEPMLRYMLQTHAQDTQEQERQLHLFAQKMLEEGRVQDAWKVLLLAQPKG
- the fahA gene encoding fumarylacetoacetase, encoding MIRANDPSLHSWIQIAPESDFQIQNLPFGIFQAQDRDPRVGVAIGDYVLDVYVLTQHGLFDMLDVEDPTVFHRLYLNDFIALGRPIWRQVRDRISELLRNDNPEIRDNRELMAECLVKQKDSQMLMPVRVPNYTDFYSSMEHATNVGTMFRDPANALLPNWKHLPVGYHGRASSIIPSGVPVRRPKGQTKPVDVDSPIFGPTKQLDFELEVAFITGKSTELGTTITTLEAEEHIFGMVLFNDWSARDIQSWEYVPLGPFLAKNFASSISPWVVTLDALEPFRVPGPVQDPAVLPYLEYSGEKNLDINLEVTLQAPNMSQEAVICRSNYQYMYWNMNQQLAHHTINGCNLEVGDMYASGTISGPTPDSYGSMLELTWRGTKPLTLPDGSERKFIHDGDTITMRGYAERNGVRVGFGEVKAQILPAI
- a CDS encoding NifU family protein, with amino-acid sequence MVDSALNEILLLQVEQALDTIRPYLKTDGGDVKVLEISEEKIVQIELVGACGSCPMSAMTFKGGVEQAIMKAVPEIKGVVAVNLTPISESFV
- a CDS encoding Mrp/NBP35 family ATP-binding protein; its protein translation is MAITKEDVLKALSYVEEPDLGKDLVTLNMIEDVAIDGLKVSFTVILTTPACPLKDLIRSACIRAITTMVDPAAEVTVNMTSRVTTARVDTTVLKGVKNIIAVASGKGGVGKSTVTANLAVALAQSGAKVGLVDADISGPSVPTMFGVEDARPVVYRTPEGQNLIQPIEKFGIKLISIGFLTPAEHAVVWRGPMASSALKQFITEVEWGDLDYLLIDLPPGTSDIHLTLVQTVPVTGAIIVTTPQKVAIADAVKGLQMFRQPQINVPVLGLVENMAYFTPAELPDNRYYIFGQGGGRDLAERYGVPFIGEIPLVQSIRENGDAGTPQILEEGSPATAVFKQVAEEVARQVSVRNASMARTQVVEIKA